A region of Pontiella agarivorans DNA encodes the following proteins:
- a CDS encoding phosphoribosyl-AMP cyclohydrolase: MSKELEEGFELALDWNKLEKAVEGTKGIIPVAVQNADTKEVILVAYINQLAFEESLKRKMLVLWSSSRQELWVKGLTSGETFELLEAYVNCEQNSLLFIVRPNRGGICHTKNSKGEPRNCYYRKIDLDNPTKLENMDP; this comes from the coding sequence ATGAGCAAAGAATTGGAAGAAGGATTTGAATTGGCGCTGGACTGGAACAAACTGGAAAAGGCGGTTGAAGGAACAAAAGGAATTATTCCTGTGGCTGTGCAGAATGCAGATACAAAGGAAGTGATTCTGGTGGCCTATATCAATCAGCTTGCGTTTGAGGAATCACTCAAGCGAAAGATGCTGGTGCTGTGGAGCTCGTCGCGTCAGGAACTTTGGGTTAAAGGGCTGACTTCCGGAGAAACCTTTGAGCTGCTGGAAGCCTATGTGAACTGTGAGCAGAATTCATTGCTCTTCATTGTGCGCCCGAATCGCGGCGGTATCTGTCACACCAAGAATTCCAAAGGTGAGCCGCGCAACTGCTATTACCGCAAAATTGATCTGGATAATCCGACGAAGCTTGAAAATATGGACCCGTAA